In the genome of Hydractinia symbiolongicarpus strain clone_291-10 chromosome 5, HSymV2.1, whole genome shotgun sequence, one region contains:
- the LOC130644730 gene encoding collagen alpha-1(XII) chain-like isoform X1 — protein sequence MTVANRLAVWWFFLVVLFVVDVELQQSNNGQDDTKHNTTSDVVFIIDSSTNVAQNYDIIKQFIINIISRFTLSKQQTRLGLISAGQSANTVFTLSDEYNVPKYTAKIRNMPLKVDSHAELEPALKKAYEMMSDSQAGARSGVPKVLIILTASFNNETGKEMDYVRKLQQLGTSLISIGTGSSINPILLFQLPRNPSNSILIEDFNKLTDREQSENVVKRILKASEFRCFSEVDVGFILDSSGSLRNSYDKEKELLKRIAGTFVIGQNQARMSVVTFSYHASLSIKFSDYDGETDFFQAVDNIPLMGYTTRIDKALEMAKDSMFNEKNGARVGVPKILILLTDGSQSPSSDATDPAVLAKKIRNTGINLLAIGIGKGINQTELEHIVGSSQSTFQAASFDEITTSNFITKVASGSCRKAKEPPKPSCEAVVDVGFILDSSGSLRNEYGKEKNFLKSMATTFGISENGSRAGVVTFSYYTEHSIKLSDYTDLARFNEAVDRIPLMGRTTRIDKALRVAQKDLFSISNGGRPGVPKILILLTDGSQTPDADAEEPGDIADELRKQGITILVVGIGSGVNSTELAHIAGKTDNVFSAASFDQLVGNEFVDKIKEGGCAAGEFFNRTTCKRSQTHSVLSEGLSHCRLWT from the exons GACAAGATGATACAAAACACAACACCACCTCTGATGTCGTTTTTATTATTGACTCTTCCACAAACGTGGCTCAAAACTATGATATCATCAAACAGTTCATAATAAATATTATATCCAGGTttactttgtcaaaacaacaaaCAAGACTTGGATTAATATCAGCAGGGCAGTCTGCTAACACAGTTTTTACATTGTCAGATGAATATAATGTTCCGAAATACACTGCTAAAATTAGGAATATGCCTCTTAAAGTCGATTCACACGCAGAACTGGAACCGGCGTTGAAAAAAGCTTATGAAATGATGTCTGATTCTCAAGCTGGTGCCCGATCTGGCGTGCCAAAAGTATTAATCATTTTGACGGCatcatttaacaatgaaactggCAAAGAAATGGATTACGTCAGGaagttacaacagttag GCACGTCTTTAATATCAATTGGCACTGGATCTTCAATAAACCCAATTTTGCTTTTCCAATTGCCAAGAAACCCAAGTAACTCAATATTAATTGAAGATTTTAACAAATTGACGGATAGAGAACAGTCGGAAAATGTTGTGAAAAGGATTTTAAAAGCATCAG AGTTTAGATGTTTTAGTGAAGTTGATGTTGGCTTTATACTTGATTCATCGGGTAGTCTTCGCAATTCGTATGACAAAGAGAAAGAACTTTTAAAGAGGATAGCTGGAACTTTTGTTATTGGTCAAAATCAAGCAAGAATGTCTGTTGTAACATTTAGCTACCATGCATCCCTTTCTATTAAATTTTCTGATTATGATGGTGAGACTGACTTCTTTCAAGCAGTAGACAACATACCCTTAATGGGATATACAACAAGAATTGATAAGGCATTAGAAATGGCAAAGGATAGCAtgtttaatgaaaaaaatggaGCTCGTGTAGGTGTACCAAAGATATTAATTCTTTTAACTGATGGTTCCCAGTCCCCTTCATCCGATGCAACAGATCCAGCTGTCCTTGCTAAAAAAATCCGAAATACTGGAATAAACCTCTTAGCTATTGGAATTGGAAAAGGTATTAACCAAACTGAATTGGAACACATTGTTGGATCTTCGCAGAGTACCTTTCAAGCTGCCTCTTTTGATGAAATAACCACGTCGAATTTTATAACCAAGGTGGCAAGTGGAAGTTGCCGGAAAG CTAAGGAACCACCTAAACCGAGCTGTGAAGCTGTCGTGGACGTCGGTTTCATACTCGACTCTTCTGGTAGCCTTAGAAACGAGTATGGGAAGGAGAAGAACTTCTTAAAGAGTATGGCGACCACGTTTGGAATAAGCGAAAACGGATCCAGGGCTGGCGTGGTGACATTCAGTTACTACACCGAGCATAGCATCAAGCTGAGCGATTACACAGATTTAGCCCGGTTCAATGAAGCCGTTGATCGCATCCCGTTAATGGGCAGAACAACAAGGATCGACAAGGCCCTTCGTGTCGCACAAAAGGACCTGTTCAGCATAAGCAATGGTGGCAGGCCAGGCGTTCCCAAAATCCTGATCCTCTTGACAGATGGTTCACAGACTCCAGACGCTGACGCTGAAGAGCCGGGAGATATCGCTGACGAACTCAGGAAACAGGGAATTACCATCCTTGTAGTCGGCATTGGCAGTGGAGTTAACTCCACGGAGTTGGCGCACATTGCCGGAAAAACAGACAACGTGTTTAGCGCTGCCTCCTTCGATCAACTGGTAGGCAATGAGTTCGTGGACAAAATCAAAGAGGGAGGCTGTGCAGCAGGTGAGTTTTTTAATCGGACTACGTGCAAGCGCAGCCAAACGCACTCTGTTCTCTCGGAAGGTCTTTCTCACTGTCGACTTTGGACGTAG
- the LOC130644730 gene encoding collagen alpha-5(VI) chain-like isoform X2, producing MPLKVDSHAELEPALKKAYEMMSDSQAGARSGVPKVLIILTASFNNETGKEMDYVRKLQQLGTSLISIGTGSSINPILLFQLPRNPSNSILIEDFNKLTDREQSENVVKRILKASEFRCFSEVDVGFILDSSGSLRNSYDKEKELLKRIAGTFVIGQNQARMSVVTFSYHASLSIKFSDYDGETDFFQAVDNIPLMGYTTRIDKALEMAKDSMFNEKNGARVGVPKILILLTDGSQSPSSDATDPAVLAKKIRNTGINLLAIGIGKGINQTELEHIVGSSQSTFQAASFDEITTSNFITKVASGSCRKAKEPPKPSCEAVVDVGFILDSSGSLRNEYGKEKNFLKSMATTFGISENGSRAGVVTFSYYTEHSIKLSDYTDLARFNEAVDRIPLMGRTTRIDKALRVAQKDLFSISNGGRPGVPKILILLTDGSQTPDADAEEPGDIADELRKQGITILVVGIGSGVNSTELAHIAGKTDNVFSAASFDQLVGNEFVDKIKEGGCAAGEFFNRTTCKRSQTHSVLSEGLSHCRLWT from the exons ATGCCTCTTAAAGTCGATTCACACGCAGAACTGGAACCGGCGTTGAAAAAAGCTTATGAAATGATGTCTGATTCTCAAGCTGGTGCCCGATCTGGCGTGCCAAAAGTATTAATCATTTTGACGGCatcatttaacaatgaaactggCAAAGAAATGGATTACGTCAGGaagttacaacagttag GCACGTCTTTAATATCAATTGGCACTGGATCTTCAATAAACCCAATTTTGCTTTTCCAATTGCCAAGAAACCCAAGTAACTCAATATTAATTGAAGATTTTAACAAATTGACGGATAGAGAACAGTCGGAAAATGTTGTGAAAAGGATTTTAAAAGCATCAG AGTTTAGATGTTTTAGTGAAGTTGATGTTGGCTTTATACTTGATTCATCGGGTAGTCTTCGCAATTCGTATGACAAAGAGAAAGAACTTTTAAAGAGGATAGCTGGAACTTTTGTTATTGGTCAAAATCAAGCAAGAATGTCTGTTGTAACATTTAGCTACCATGCATCCCTTTCTATTAAATTTTCTGATTATGATGGTGAGACTGACTTCTTTCAAGCAGTAGACAACATACCCTTAATGGGATATACAACAAGAATTGATAAGGCATTAGAAATGGCAAAGGATAGCAtgtttaatgaaaaaaatggaGCTCGTGTAGGTGTACCAAAGATATTAATTCTTTTAACTGATGGTTCCCAGTCCCCTTCATCCGATGCAACAGATCCAGCTGTCCTTGCTAAAAAAATCCGAAATACTGGAATAAACCTCTTAGCTATTGGAATTGGAAAAGGTATTAACCAAACTGAATTGGAACACATTGTTGGATCTTCGCAGAGTACCTTTCAAGCTGCCTCTTTTGATGAAATAACCACGTCGAATTTTATAACCAAGGTGGCAAGTGGAAGTTGCCGGAAAG CTAAGGAACCACCTAAACCGAGCTGTGAAGCTGTCGTGGACGTCGGTTTCATACTCGACTCTTCTGGTAGCCTTAGAAACGAGTATGGGAAGGAGAAGAACTTCTTAAAGAGTATGGCGACCACGTTTGGAATAAGCGAAAACGGATCCAGGGCTGGCGTGGTGACATTCAGTTACTACACCGAGCATAGCATCAAGCTGAGCGATTACACAGATTTAGCCCGGTTCAATGAAGCCGTTGATCGCATCCCGTTAATGGGCAGAACAACAAGGATCGACAAGGCCCTTCGTGTCGCACAAAAGGACCTGTTCAGCATAAGCAATGGTGGCAGGCCAGGCGTTCCCAAAATCCTGATCCTCTTGACAGATGGTTCACAGACTCCAGACGCTGACGCTGAAGAGCCGGGAGATATCGCTGACGAACTCAGGAAACAGGGAATTACCATCCTTGTAGTCGGCATTGGCAGTGGAGTTAACTCCACGGAGTTGGCGCACATTGCCGGAAAAACAGACAACGTGTTTAGCGCTGCCTCCTTCGATCAACTGGTAGGCAATGAGTTCGTGGACAAAATCAAAGAGGGAGGCTGTGCAGCAGGTGAGTTTTTTAATCGGACTACGTGCAAGCGCAGCCAAACGCACTCTGTTCTCTCGGAAGGTCTTTCTCACTGTCGACTTTGGACGTAG